A section of the Adhaeribacter radiodurans genome encodes:
- the traK gene encoding conjugative transposon protein TraK, whose translation MINRIESKIRLAFAISIGSFITALVMVGIVCFFAYSLINEQRKKLYVIDHNVPLLVQQTELGANRGVEMESHINMFHLLFFTLPPDDAYIKNNLTKAMYLVDETGLAQYNNLKEKGYYNSILASSALLTIQTDSIVLDQNRHFRYYAKQRVERETSILKRLLVTEGDLQDVPRTVNNPHGLIIKNWKTVVNKDLEHEQKKSF comes from the coding sequence ATGATCAATAGAATTGAAAGTAAGATAAGACTGGCTTTCGCCATTAGCATTGGAAGTTTCATAACCGCCCTGGTGATGGTGGGCATTGTTTGTTTTTTCGCCTATTCGCTCATTAACGAACAACGCAAAAAGTTGTATGTGATCGACCATAATGTTCCATTGTTGGTGCAGCAAACCGAACTAGGAGCTAACCGGGGAGTGGAAATGGAAAGTCATATTAATATGTTTCACCTACTCTTTTTCACTTTGCCGCCAGATGACGCCTACATCAAAAATAACCTGACTAAGGCAATGTACCTGGTGGATGAAACCGGATTGGCTCAATACAATAACCTTAAAGAGAAGGGGTATTATAATTCCATCCTGGCCAGCTCAGCCCTGCTAACCATCCAAACTGACAGCATTGTATTGGATCAGAACCGGCATTTCCGGTACTACGCCAAACAGCGGGTAGAGCGGGAAACTTCCATTCTTAAAAGACTTTTGGTAACCGAAGGTGATCTTCAGGACGTGCCACGCACAGTGAATAATCCGCACGGATTAATAATTAAAAACTGGAAAACGGTTGTGAATAAAGACTTGGAGCATGAACAAAAGAAATCTTTTTAG
- a CDS encoding plasmid transfer protein: MRELIDQTIFDLMETLYLDIAELTFNFYSDAQAIAAIAMLLYFALEAYKMIAGDKTIEIMPLMRPFALALVILLWEPFIEVMNFPIKVVNDTAKTMYSAQIDMVEHGHVERLGLIEQVAKKMSEDTGDFEQVKDETQDKDWMEKLGIDLSPLLDKMKGYYLMLTAQINFAFMRLFEYIVIIIFQFCIYIIFLFQIIFAAILVILGPFSFALSIFPGFRDSYLTWIGRYISVGLYSTIAYIIMTISFVLVRYGQEREIEVLKAVLENEELFIAYVGSSSGHISFYLVSLLMAALAMLCIPVISTWIINTTGVSQAFSSVARTGTGLIK; this comes from the coding sequence ATGAGAGAGTTGATAGACCAGACTATTTTCGATTTAATGGAAACCTTGTATCTGGACATAGCGGAATTGACTTTTAATTTTTACTCTGATGCCCAGGCAATTGCTGCTATTGCCATGCTGCTTTATTTCGCGTTGGAGGCTTACAAAATGATCGCCGGTGACAAGACAATTGAGATAATGCCCTTAATGCGGCCATTTGCACTGGCACTAGTAATCCTGCTCTGGGAGCCTTTCATTGAAGTCATGAACTTTCCTATTAAAGTAGTAAACGACACCGCTAAAACTATGTATTCGGCACAAATAGATATGGTAGAACACGGTCACGTTGAAAGGTTAGGATTGATAGAACAGGTAGCCAAGAAAATGAGCGAAGATACCGGCGATTTCGAGCAAGTTAAGGATGAAACCCAAGATAAGGATTGGATGGAAAAGCTAGGAATAGATTTGTCTCCTTTACTTGATAAGATGAAGGGTTATTACCTGATGTTGACCGCTCAAATCAATTTCGCTTTTATGCGCCTGTTTGAGTACATCGTAATTATTATCTTCCAGTTCTGCATTTACATAATCTTTCTTTTCCAGATTATATTCGCTGCTATTCTGGTTATTCTCGGGCCGTTTTCCTTTGCGCTGAGCATCTTTCCTGGTTTCCGCGACTCTTACCTTACCTGGATCGGAAGGTACATCTCTGTTGGCCTTTATTCGACCATTGCCTACATCATCATGACTATTTCTTTTGTGCTAGTCCGCTACGGGCAAGAGCGGGAAATTGAAGTGTTGAAGGCAGTGCTGGAAAATGAAGAACTCTTTATTGCTTACGTCGGCTCCTCCAGTGGGCACATTAGCTTTTACCTGGTTTCGCTGTTAATGGCGGCGCTAGCCATGCTTTGCATTCCGGTAATCTCTACCTGGATCATTAATACTACCGGCGTTAGTCAAGCCTTTAGCTCGGTGGCAAGAACGGGTACGGGACTAATCAAATAA
- the traM gene encoding conjugative transposon protein TraM, translating into MKKIDFRKPKYALPLIVLPFLFLFNYLYLDMFPSTEAKGKQHIALKETDDIITDLPAANLEKKDINSKFGAGLEEHKHHRDYSAVQELEQDEEEKQYGSVYTDKEKRMLDSINNAILTQKNTPAFMDRVQEQQNTDRQRYAATTRVPSSRPQRQKAESAYEKEMRLFKEQMRFVDSLDKAGQEPKKPARKGTPTIAEKTIQASEAVEVRKSANPNAAYFNTVKNDGNEQFIKAMLDEGLKIREGGRIRIRLLDDIYVSNYEIQKGSYLYGVVSGFSAQRVEISITSLLYGNQIIPVDLSIYDNDGLVGLYVPGSQFRDFTKQLAANSTNGQSINFDDSPENTNQMLFSVMDKMAQTTSRAVGKAVKQNKAKLKYNTIVYLIDNKAKTQ; encoded by the coding sequence ATGAAAAAGATTGATTTTAGAAAACCTAAGTACGCATTGCCTTTAATCGTACTGCCTTTTCTTTTTCTTTTTAATTACCTCTACTTGGACATGTTCCCCTCCACAGAAGCAAAAGGTAAGCAGCATATAGCTTTAAAAGAAACCGATGATATTATAACAGATTTGCCGGCCGCTAATCTGGAGAAAAAGGACATCAATAGTAAGTTCGGGGCCGGACTGGAGGAGCATAAACACCACAGGGATTATTCCGCTGTTCAAGAATTAGAGCAGGACGAAGAAGAAAAGCAATACGGCAGTGTCTATACTGACAAAGAAAAAAGAATGCTCGATAGTATTAATAATGCCATTCTTACTCAGAAGAACACCCCTGCTTTTATGGATCGGGTTCAGGAACAACAGAACACCGACCGCCAGCGCTACGCGGCTACAACACGAGTTCCTAGTTCCCGGCCACAGCGGCAAAAGGCAGAAAGCGCTTATGAAAAAGAGATGCGGTTGTTTAAAGAACAGATGCGCTTTGTCGATAGCCTAGATAAAGCCGGTCAAGAGCCGAAAAAGCCAGCCCGGAAAGGAACGCCAACTATAGCAGAAAAAACAATACAGGCATCGGAAGCTGTAGAAGTTCGCAAATCAGCGAACCCCAATGCTGCTTATTTCAACACCGTTAAAAATGACGGAAACGAGCAATTTATTAAAGCGATGCTGGATGAAGGTTTAAAAATCCGGGAGGGAGGCCGGATTAGAATCAGGTTGCTGGATGATATCTACGTGAGTAATTACGAAATACAAAAAGGCAGTTACTTGTACGGGGTGGTATCGGGTTTCTCAGCTCAGCGGGTAGAAATATCCATAACTTCCCTGCTTTATGGCAATCAGATTATACCCGTGGATTTAAGCATTTATGATAACGATGGGTTAGTGGGTTTGTACGTGCCGGGCTCTCAGTTTCGAGATTTTACCAAACAGCTAGCAGCAAATAGCACCAATGGCCAGAGTATAAATTTCGATGATAGTCCGGAAAATACGAATCAGATGCTCTTCTCGGTAATGGATAAAATGGCCCAAACTACTTCCCGAGCCGTGGGCAAGGCAGTTAAGCAAAACAAGGCCAAGCTGAAATATAATACCATAGTTTACTTAATTGATAACAAAGCCAAAACACAATAA
- a CDS encoding plasmid transfer protein, with product MKKPLFLLSVLAFASHGLFAQQVVFDPTVVSTLVINHTAQQAALSDIKDNEGQIAGYQKAITFKMIQIHEMEQKMYNSLKSVQSIIGQSKNIIYASTIAKDIGKYQLQMLETAKGDPELTIIAAKTELELINRTADLFNYIYQVAVIGTDVNLMSNADRLALIRHVVDELRIMRGLAFGINRKMRLAKYAGLWKAMNPMGLRYPNNSAAIARSLVDEYKSRKK from the coding sequence ATGAAAAAGCCCCTCTTCCTGCTTAGTGTCTTGGCTTTTGCCTCGCATGGACTTTTTGCCCAACAGGTAGTATTTGATCCAACCGTTGTATCTACCCTGGTCATTAATCATACAGCTCAGCAAGCTGCTCTCAGTGATATAAAAGATAATGAGGGGCAGATCGCCGGATATCAGAAAGCCATTACTTTTAAAATGATCCAGATTCACGAAATGGAGCAAAAGATGTACAACTCGCTCAAATCTGTGCAATCTATTATAGGGCAGAGTAAGAATATTATCTATGCCAGTACCATTGCTAAGGACATTGGCAAGTATCAGCTGCAAATGTTGGAAACAGCCAAAGGTGATCCGGAGCTCACAATTATAGCCGCCAAAACGGAACTAGAGCTAATTAATCGTACCGCTGATTTATTTAATTACATCTACCAGGTAGCTGTTATTGGCACGGATGTAAACCTGATGAGTAATGCGGATCGATTGGCCCTAATTCGCCATGTGGTAGATGAGCTGAGGATTATGCGGGGCCTAGCCTTTGGTATCAATCGCAAAATGAGGCTGGCCAAGTACGCCGGATTATGGAAGGCAATGAATCCAATGGGATTGCGGTACCCGAACAACAGTGCTGCTATTGCCAGGTCCTTAGTAGATGAATACAAAAGCCGGAAAAAGTAG